Proteins from a genomic interval of Streptomyces sp. SID8374:
- a CDS encoding AMP-binding protein, whose product MEPNSSPNTPTAAADASVRVPGAHPERSERVPGAHTDTFARDHLPPPEQWPKLLLDTPALHYPDRLNCGHELVDRTVEERGPDRPALRSGDGTVWSYGELRETVDRIAHVLTDDLGVAPGNRVLLRGPTTPWLAACWLAVMKAGAVAVTVLAQARAGELATICSLARVSHALCDARSAEDLAEAAELVEAEGLVKAEDPVGADVGGPRTVLFGGDGPDDLTRRAAAHAGSGPYRAVDTAADEVALIAFTSGTTGRPKGCMHFHRDLLAIADTFSREVLRPLPDDVFAGSPPLGFTFGLGGLLVFPLRAGASALLLEQAGPHHLLPALVRHRVSVLFTAPTAYRTMLGQLDGHDLSALRRCVSAGENLPAATWHAWHEATGLRIINGIGATELLHIFISAADDAIRPGTIGVPVPGWQAKVVDEHGDELPDGEAGLLAVRGPVGCRYLADPRQTQYVRQGWNMTGDTFVREPDGYFRYVARADDMIISSGYNIAGPEVEDALLRHPEVAEAAVVGRSDELRGEIVVAHVVLTKGSEQTADSLRAHMKAVLAPHKCPRAFVFEQSLPRTATGKLQRFLLRDRHL is encoded by the coding sequence ATGGAGCCGAATTCCTCGCCGAACACGCCCACAGCCGCCGCCGACGCGTCCGTACGCGTCCCCGGTGCGCATCCCGAGCGATCCGAGCGCGTCCCCGGTGCGCACACCGACACCTTCGCGCGCGACCACCTCCCACCGCCGGAGCAGTGGCCGAAGCTCCTCCTGGACACCCCCGCGCTGCACTACCCCGACCGGCTGAACTGCGGTCACGAGCTGGTGGACCGCACGGTGGAGGAGCGCGGCCCCGACCGCCCCGCGCTGCGTTCCGGCGACGGGACGGTGTGGAGCTACGGCGAGCTGCGCGAGACGGTGGACCGCATCGCCCATGTGCTCACCGACGACCTGGGAGTGGCGCCCGGGAATCGGGTGCTGCTGCGCGGCCCCACCACGCCCTGGCTGGCCGCGTGCTGGCTCGCCGTCATGAAGGCGGGCGCGGTCGCCGTGACCGTACTGGCGCAGGCGCGGGCGGGCGAACTGGCCACCATCTGCTCGCTGGCCCGGGTCAGCCACGCGCTGTGCGACGCCCGTTCGGCCGAGGACCTGGCGGAGGCGGCGGAGCTGGTGGAGGCGGAGGGCCTGGTGAAGGCGGAAGACCCGGTGGGGGCGGACGTGGGCGGTCCGCGCACGGTCCTCTTCGGCGGGGACGGCCCCGACGACCTGACCCGCCGGGCGGCCGCCCACGCAGGCTCCGGCCCGTACCGCGCGGTCGACACGGCCGCCGACGAGGTCGCCCTCATCGCCTTCACCTCGGGGACCACCGGCCGCCCCAAGGGCTGTATGCACTTCCACCGGGACCTGCTCGCCATCGCCGACACCTTCTCCCGCGAGGTGCTGCGCCCGCTCCCCGACGACGTGTTCGCGGGCAGCCCGCCGCTCGGCTTCACCTTCGGCCTCGGCGGCCTGCTGGTCTTCCCGCTGCGCGCCGGGGCCTCGGCGCTGCTGCTGGAGCAGGCGGGGCCGCACCACCTGCTGCCCGCGCTGGTACGCCACCGGGTCTCGGTCCTCTTCACCGCGCCGACCGCCTACCGCACGATGCTCGGCCAGCTGGACGGCCACGACCTCTCCGCCCTGCGCCGCTGCGTGTCGGCCGGGGAGAACCTGCCCGCGGCGACCTGGCATGCCTGGCACGAGGCGACCGGGCTGCGCATCATCAACGGCATCGGGGCCACCGAGCTGCTGCACATCTTCATCTCCGCCGCCGACGACGCCATCCGCCCCGGCACCATCGGCGTCCCCGTGCCGGGCTGGCAGGCCAAGGTGGTCGACGAGCACGGGGATGAGCTGCCCGACGGCGAGGCGGGGCTGCTCGCCGTACGCGGCCCGGTCGGCTGCCGCTATCTGGCCGACCCCCGGCAGACGCAGTACGTCCGCCAGGGCTGGAACATGACCGGTGACACCTTCGTCCGCGAACCGGACGGCTACTTCCGCTACGTGGCCCGCGCCGACGACATGATCATCTCCTCCGGCTACAACATCGCGGGCCCCGAGGTGGAGGACGCTCTGCTACGCCATCCGGAGGTCGCGGAGGCGGCCGTGGTGGGCCGGTCGGACGAACTGCGCGGGGAGATCGTGGTGGCGCACGTGGTGCTGACGAAGGGCTCGGAGCAGACGGCGGACTCCCTG
- a CDS encoding acyl-CoA dehydrogenase family protein, producing the protein MTAFSLEPEQTAWCEELRTLAEQELRPLAEKGEPGRVNRPLLAALGKLGLLERMFACGALDLCLLRESLARGCTEAETALALQGLGTTPLVRAGTPAHRERWLPEVRAGRAVAAFALSEPGAGSDAGALSLAAEPTPGGWRLTGEKCWISNAPEADFATVFARTTPGAGSRGITAFLVPADRPGLTGSALDMLSPHPIGTLEFDGVPVTADDVLGEPDRGFRVAMDTLNLFRPSVGAFAVGMARAALDATVAHTATRTAFGGPLSDLQAVSHQVAEMATRTEAARLLVYAAAAAYDAGESGVPRRAAMAKLYATETAQYVVDTAVQLHGARALRRGHLLEHLYREVRAPRIYEGASEVQRAIIAKEMYATAAAQEPEEPAAQEPAAQEPQEPAVAPRIQRPQEPPV; encoded by the coding sequence ATGACGGCATTCTCCCTCGAACCAGAACAAACCGCCTGGTGCGAAGAGCTGCGCACCCTCGCCGAGCAGGAGCTGCGCCCGCTGGCGGAGAAGGGAGAGCCCGGACGCGTCAACCGCCCGCTGCTGGCCGCCCTCGGCAAGCTGGGTCTGCTGGAGCGGATGTTCGCCTGCGGCGCCCTGGACCTCTGCCTGCTGCGGGAGTCCCTGGCCCGGGGCTGCACCGAGGCCGAGACCGCGCTCGCCCTCCAGGGCCTCGGCACCACCCCCCTCGTCCGGGCCGGCACCCCCGCCCACCGAGAGCGCTGGCTCCCCGAGGTCCGGGCGGGGCGGGCGGTCGCGGCGTTCGCGCTCAGCGAGCCGGGCGCCGGGTCCGACGCCGGAGCCCTCTCCCTGGCCGCCGAACCCACCCCCGGCGGCTGGCGGCTCACCGGCGAGAAGTGCTGGATCTCCAACGCCCCCGAGGCCGACTTCGCCACCGTCTTCGCCCGCACCACCCCCGGCGCGGGATCACGCGGGATCACCGCCTTCCTGGTCCCCGCCGACCGCCCCGGACTCACCGGTTCCGCCCTCGACATGCTCTCCCCGCACCCCATCGGCACCCTGGAGTTCGACGGCGTACCGGTCACCGCCGACGATGTCCTCGGCGAACCCGACCGGGGCTTCCGGGTCGCGATGGACACCCTCAACCTCTTCCGCCCCAGCGTCGGCGCCTTCGCCGTCGGGATGGCCCGCGCCGCCCTCGACGCCACCGTGGCCCACACCGCCACCCGCACCGCGTTCGGCGGCCCCTTGAGCGACCTCCAGGCCGTCTCCCACCAGGTCGCGGAGATGGCCACCCGCACCGAGGCCGCCCGCCTCCTGGTGTACGCGGCGGCCGCGGCGTACGACGCGGGGGAGAGCGGGGTGCCGCGCCGCGCCGCGATGGCCAAGCTGTACGCCACCGAGACCGCGCAGTACGTCGTCGACACCGCCGTCCAGCTGCACGGCGCCCGGGCCCTGCGCCGGGGCCATCTGCTCGAACACCTCTACCGCGAGGTCCGCGCGCCCCGGATCTACGAGGGCGCCAGCGAGGTGCAGCGCGCCATCATCGCCAAGGAGATGTACGCCACAGCCGCCGCCCAAGAGCCTGAGGAGCCCGCAGCCCAGGAGCCCGCAGCCCAGGAGCCGCAGGAGCCCGCCGTCGCACCCCGTATCCAGCGTCCCCAGGAGCCGCCCGTATGA
- a CDS encoding RidA family protein, with translation MSPSHRINPPELSPPTGFSHAVVATGGHLVFLAGQTALDPDGKVVGATLPEQFATALTNLLTALHAAGGAPADLARVTVYATDVADYRSHAAELGRIWRRLAGRDYPAMAVIGVARLWDEQAMVEIDGIAVLP, from the coding sequence ATGAGCCCGTCCCACCGGATCAACCCGCCCGAACTCTCCCCGCCCACCGGCTTCTCCCACGCCGTCGTCGCCACCGGGGGCCATCTGGTCTTCCTGGCCGGGCAGACCGCCCTCGACCCGGACGGCAAGGTCGTCGGCGCCACCCTGCCCGAACAGTTCGCCACCGCCCTCACCAACCTGCTCACCGCCCTGCACGCGGCGGGCGGCGCCCCCGCCGACCTGGCCCGCGTCACGGTGTACGCCACCGACGTGGCCGACTACCGCTCCCACGCCGCCGAACTCGGCCGGATCTGGCGCCGGCTGGCCGGGCGTGACTACCCTGCGATGGCGGTCATCGGGGTGGCCAGACTCTGGGACGAGCAGGCGATGGTGGAGATCGACGGGATCGCCGTACTGCCCTGA
- a CDS encoding Na+/H+ antiporter subunit A codes for MIGLIIGHFVLAAFAGPLVHRLGRRAFLVLALPPAAATVWAFTQWGTAASGEAVTWSWQWIPDYDVSLDLRLDALSELMVLMAAGVGALVLVYCASYFRDNTPQLARFAGNLLAFAGAMLALVLADDLITLYVFWELTTVFSFLLIGHGSEHRHSRRSALQALTVTTLGGLAMLVGFLIVGHAAGTYQISAIVADPPETTLAISVALVLILSGALSKSAIWPFSMWLPNAMAAPTPVSAYLHAAAMVKAGVYLVARLSPAFADVPVWKPVILVLGGATMLLGGWRALRLNDLKLVLAYGTVSQLGFLTLLAGTGNRNAALAAVAMILGHALFKAPLFLVTGIVDHSTGTRDLRKLSGVGRSLPYVAAVAVLAAASMAALPPLLGFAAKEAAFEALLHGSAADRWALAVVVLGSALTTAYTLRFVWGAFARKPGVPDTPVHSVGWAFLAPPALLAVLGLVLGPGVGLTDRLFSAYADTYPAAEDPYHLALWHGLGIALLLSAAAWAAGTGLFLVRDTVTRVSRRIAWPTADSVFGHLLLGQERFALQVTGFIQRGSLSVYLATTLLVMAGGQLAVLATDQPWQGAPAPRLWDNELQGGVAVLTCIAALLCLTVRRRMKAVVLSGLIGYGTALLFVVQGAPDLALTQFCVETVAMIVFVLVLRRMPVHFEETVSPWRRAIRIPVALLAAGTIGVAVWVAAAARTEEPAGAAMVKEVADHGYKDVVATILVDLRAWDTMGESAVLAAAAIGVTSLIYLHRRSDGPMLPDELKGRTAWSIAAQHTARLPQGDEVAPERGWLAAGSTLAPEHRSIVFEVVARLLFHPILILSVYLLFCAENMPGGGFVAGLVAGVALITRYLAGGRFELAQAAPLQPGLFTGLGLFISTGVGLLGLIDGTVLHAFTYHGHLPVFGEFHMSTPLLFDFGVYLLVLGVVLDIVRALGAKIDRQIERAAGALTASNSTTAEGNPR; via the coding sequence GTGATCGGGCTCATCATCGGCCACTTCGTCCTGGCCGCCTTCGCGGGCCCGCTGGTCCACCGGCTCGGCAGGCGCGCCTTCCTCGTGCTGGCACTGCCCCCCGCCGCCGCCACCGTCTGGGCGTTCACCCAGTGGGGCACCGCCGCCTCCGGTGAGGCCGTCACCTGGTCCTGGCAGTGGATCCCGGACTACGACGTCTCGCTCGACCTCCGCCTGGACGCGCTCTCCGAGCTGATGGTCCTGATGGCCGCCGGGGTCGGCGCCCTCGTCCTCGTCTACTGCGCCTCCTACTTCCGCGACAACACCCCGCAGCTGGCCCGGTTCGCCGGGAACCTCCTCGCCTTCGCGGGGGCGATGCTCGCCCTGGTCCTCGCCGACGACCTGATCACGCTGTACGTCTTCTGGGAGCTGACCACGGTCTTCTCCTTCCTGCTGATCGGCCACGGCAGCGAACACCGCCACAGCAGGCGCTCCGCGCTCCAGGCGCTCACGGTCACCACGCTCGGCGGCCTCGCCATGCTGGTCGGCTTCCTGATCGTCGGTCACGCCGCCGGTACGTACCAGATCTCCGCGATCGTCGCCGATCCGCCGGAGACGACGCTCGCCATCTCCGTCGCCCTGGTGCTGATCCTCTCCGGCGCGCTGTCGAAGTCCGCGATCTGGCCGTTCTCCATGTGGCTGCCGAACGCCATGGCCGCGCCCACCCCGGTCAGCGCCTATCTGCACGCCGCCGCGATGGTCAAGGCCGGGGTCTACCTGGTCGCCCGGCTCTCCCCGGCCTTCGCCGACGTACCCGTGTGGAAGCCCGTCATCCTGGTCCTCGGCGGCGCGACCATGCTGCTCGGCGGCTGGCGTGCCCTGCGCCTCAACGACCTCAAGCTCGTCCTCGCCTACGGGACCGTCAGTCAGCTCGGCTTCCTCACCCTGCTCGCCGGGACCGGCAACCGGAACGCGGCCCTCGCCGCCGTCGCGATGATCCTCGGCCACGCCCTGTTCAAGGCGCCGCTCTTCCTCGTGACCGGCATCGTCGACCACTCCACCGGCACCCGCGACCTGCGGAAACTCTCCGGGGTCGGCCGCTCCCTGCCGTACGTCGCCGCCGTCGCCGTCCTCGCCGCCGCCTCCATGGCCGCCCTGCCACCGCTGCTCGGCTTCGCCGCCAAGGAGGCCGCGTTCGAGGCGCTGCTGCACGGCTCGGCCGCCGACCGCTGGGCGCTGGCCGTCGTCGTGCTGGGCTCGGCGCTGACGACCGCGTACACCCTGCGCTTCGTCTGGGGCGCCTTCGCCCGCAAGCCCGGCGTCCCCGACACCCCCGTACACAGCGTGGGCTGGGCCTTCCTCGCCCCGCCCGCCCTGCTCGCCGTCCTCGGCCTGGTGCTCGGCCCCGGCGTCGGGCTGACCGACCGCCTGTTCAGCGCCTACGCCGACACCTATCCGGCCGCCGAGGACCCCTACCACCTCGCGCTCTGGCACGGGCTCGGCATCGCGCTGCTCCTGTCCGCCGCCGCCTGGGCGGCCGGTACCGGCCTCTTCCTCGTGCGCGACACGGTCACCAGGGTCTCCCGCCGCATCGCCTGGCCCACCGCCGACAGCGTCTTCGGCCATCTGCTGCTGGGACAGGAACGGTTCGCCCTCCAGGTCACCGGCTTCATCCAGCGCGGTTCCCTCTCCGTCTACCTGGCGACCACGCTGCTCGTCATGGCCGGCGGGCAGCTGGCCGTGCTCGCCACCGACCAGCCCTGGCAGGGCGCTCCGGCCCCCCGGCTCTGGGACAACGAACTCCAGGGCGGCGTCGCCGTACTCACCTGCATCGCGGCGCTGCTCTGCCTGACCGTACGCCGCCGGATGAAGGCGGTCGTCCTCAGCGGCCTGATCGGTTACGGCACCGCCCTGCTCTTCGTCGTCCAGGGCGCGCCGGACCTGGCGCTCACCCAGTTCTGCGTCGAGACCGTGGCGATGATCGTCTTCGTCCTGGTGCTGCGCCGGATGCCGGTCCACTTCGAGGAGACCGTCTCCCCCTGGCGGCGCGCGATCCGCATCCCGGTGGCCCTCCTCGCGGCCGGCACCATCGGCGTCGCCGTCTGGGTGGCCGCCGCCGCGCGGACCGAGGAACCCGCGGGCGCCGCCATGGTGAAGGAGGTCGCCGACCACGGGTACAAGGACGTCGTCGCCACGATCCTCGTCGACCTCCGTGCCTGGGACACCATGGGGGAGTCCGCCGTACTGGCCGCCGCCGCCATCGGTGTCACCAGCCTCATCTACCTGCACCGCCGCAGCGACGGGCCGATGCTCCCGGACGAGCTGAAGGGCCGTACCGCCTGGTCGATCGCGGCCCAGCACACCGCGCGCCTGCCGCAGGGCGACGAGGTGGCGCCCGAGCGCGGCTGGCTCGCCGCGGGCTCCACCCTCGCCCCCGAGCACCGCTCCATCGTCTTCGAAGTGGTGGCCCGGCTGCTCTTCCACCCGATCCTGATCCTCTCGGTCTACCTGCTCTTCTGCGCCGAGAACATGCCCGGCGGCGGCTTCGTCGCGGGGCTCGTCGCCGGAGTCGCCCTCATCACCCGCTACCTGGCCGGCGGCCGCTTCGAACTGGCCCAGGCCGCGCCCCTGCAACCGGGGCTCTTCACCGGACTCGGCCTGTTCATCTCGACCGGGGTGGGGCTCCTCGGCCTGATCGACGGCACCGTCCTGCACGCCTTCACCTACCACGGGCACCTGCCGGTCTTCGGCGAGTTCCACATGAGTACGCCGCTCCTCTTCGACTTCGGCGTCTACCTGCTGGTCCTCGGCGTCGTCCTGGACATCGTCCGGGCCCTCGGCGCCAAGATCGACCGGCAGATCGAACGGGCCGCCGGCGCCCTCACCGCCTCCAACAGCACGACGGCGGAAGGGAACCCCCGATGA
- a CDS encoding Na(+)/H(+) antiporter subunit C, which produces MTVSASLLLTAVVLCAVGAILMLTRPLTRILLGAVILSNGVNLLILASTGTAGAAPLLYGVDLRRVTDPLPQAIALTAIVITLGTTAFLLAMAYRSHQITGTDEVHDDLEDRRIVLRAEVLSERAQLREEFRSGAEPTADERERYREERRKLRDRLRADRARQARGRDASGDLWNDVIGADPEDYERDGDAKADDRYPRDDRGATG; this is translated from the coding sequence ATGACCGTCAGCGCCTCACTCCTCCTCACGGCCGTGGTGCTCTGCGCCGTGGGCGCCATCCTCATGCTGACCCGGCCGCTGACCCGCATCCTGCTCGGCGCCGTCATCCTGAGCAACGGCGTCAACCTGCTGATCCTGGCCTCGACCGGCACCGCCGGCGCCGCACCCCTCCTCTACGGGGTCGACCTGCGCCGGGTCACCGACCCGCTGCCGCAGGCCATCGCGCTGACCGCCATCGTGATCACCCTCGGCACCACCGCGTTCCTGCTCGCCATGGCCTACCGCAGCCACCAGATCACCGGCACCGACGAGGTGCACGACGACCTGGAGGACCGGCGCATCGTGCTCCGCGCCGAAGTGCTCTCCGAACGCGCCCAGCTGCGCGAGGAGTTCCGCTCGGGCGCCGAGCCCACCGCGGACGAGCGCGAACGCTACCGGGAGGAGCGCCGCAAACTCCGCGACCGGCTCCGCGCCGACCGCGCCCGCCAGGCCCGCGGCCGTGACGCCTCCGGCGACCTCTGGAACGACGTCATCGGCGCCGACCCCGAGGACTACGAACGCGACGGCGACGCCAAGGCCGACGACCGCTACCCCCGCGACGACCGAGGAGCCACCGGATGA
- a CDS encoding Na+/H+ antiporter subunit D: MNALVPLPVLLPLCATGLSLTFGTRMQRFQRFISVAVLTAVLALSIILMIAADRQGPLSVHLGDFAPPLGITLVADRLSGLMLTVSSAVTLCVLIYSLGQGMTDRDKETPLAVFHPAYLILVAGVSCTFLAGDLVNLFVSFEIMLVASFVLLTLGGTGPRMRAGSTYVIISLFSSMVFLIAIAMTYAALGTVNFAQLAERLPGLPLGVQTLIQAMLITVFAIKAAVFPVAAWLPDSYPTAPAPVTAVFAGLLTKVGVYCMMRTETLLFPGNRIGDLLMAVALASMLIGILGAVAQTDLKRLLSFTLISHIGFMVFGIGLATREAYGGAIVYVVHHITVQTTLFLVAGLIERRGGTTELTRLGGLAKAAPILALLFFVPAMNLAGIPPLSGFIGKLGLMRAGVADGSTWAWILVAGSVVTSLLTLYVTAKVWNLAFWRAAPPGQAEAGTVLESGDDSDDDMDEGPDGVPGTGDEGIERAPGPAGQAVAATLHGRAVTTTSRLPRPMMAATAATIALALSFTVFAGPLTAFTDRSAVELLKRTPYIEEVLGK; this comes from the coding sequence ATGAACGCGCTCGTCCCGCTGCCGGTGCTGCTGCCCCTCTGCGCCACCGGACTCAGCCTCACCTTCGGCACCCGCATGCAGCGCTTCCAGCGCTTCATCAGCGTGGCCGTACTCACCGCCGTACTGGCGCTGTCGATCATCCTGATGATCGCCGCCGACCGGCAGGGCCCGCTCTCCGTCCACCTCGGAGACTTCGCCCCGCCGCTCGGCATCACCCTGGTCGCCGACCGGCTCTCCGGGCTGATGCTCACCGTCTCCTCGGCCGTCACGCTCTGCGTCCTGATCTACTCCCTCGGCCAGGGCATGACCGACCGGGACAAGGAGACCCCGCTGGCGGTCTTCCACCCGGCCTATCTGATCCTCGTCGCCGGGGTCTCCTGCACCTTCCTCGCGGGCGACCTCGTCAACCTCTTCGTCAGCTTCGAGATCATGCTGGTGGCCAGCTTCGTGCTGCTCACCCTCGGCGGCACCGGGCCCCGCATGCGGGCCGGCTCCACCTACGTGATCATCTCGCTGTTCTCGTCGATGGTCTTCCTCATCGCCATCGCCATGACGTACGCCGCCCTCGGCACCGTCAACTTCGCGCAGCTCGCCGAGCGGCTGCCCGGACTGCCCCTCGGCGTGCAGACCCTGATCCAGGCGATGCTGATCACCGTCTTCGCCATCAAGGCCGCCGTCTTCCCGGTCGCCGCCTGGCTCCCCGACTCCTACCCGACGGCGCCCGCGCCCGTCACCGCCGTCTTCGCCGGACTCCTCACCAAGGTCGGCGTCTACTGCATGATGCGGACCGAGACCCTGCTCTTCCCGGGCAACCGGATCGGCGACCTGCTGATGGCCGTCGCCCTGGCCTCGATGCTCATCGGGATCCTCGGCGCGGTCGCCCAGACCGACCTCAAACGGCTGCTCTCCTTCACCCTGATCAGCCATATCGGCTTCATGGTCTTCGGGATCGGCCTCGCCACCCGCGAGGCGTACGGCGGTGCCATCGTCTACGTCGTCCACCACATCACCGTGCAGACCACCCTGTTCCTGGTCGCCGGGCTGATCGAACGGCGCGGCGGCACCACCGAGCTGACCCGGCTCGGCGGACTCGCCAAGGCCGCGCCGATACTGGCTCTCCTCTTCTTCGTCCCCGCGATGAACCTGGCGGGCATCCCCCCGCTCTCCGGCTTCATCGGCAAGCTCGGGCTGATGCGCGCGGGCGTCGCCGACGGTTCCACCTGGGCCTGGATCCTGGTCGCCGGATCGGTGGTCACCAGCCTGCTGACGCTGTACGTCACCGCCAAGGTGTGGAACCTGGCGTTCTGGCGGGCGGCCCCGCCCGGACAGGCCGAGGCGGGCACGGTCCTGGAGTCCGGGGACGACAGCGACGACGACATGGACGAGGGGCCCGACGGAGTCCCCGGCACCGGTGACGAGGGCATCGAGCGCGCACCCGGTCCGGCGGGCCAGGCCGTCGCGGCGACCCTGCACGGACGCGCCGTCACCACCACCAGCCGGCTGCCCCGGCCCATGATGGCGGCGACCGCCGCGACCATCGCGCTGGCCCTCTCCTTCACGGTGTTCGCCGGACCGCTCACCGCCTTCACCGACCGCTCGGCCGTCGAACTGCTGAAGCGCACGCCCTACATCGAGGAGGTGCTGGGCAAGTGA
- a CDS encoding Na+/H+ antiporter subunit E: protein MSRFLRFSFRDAELPPMSCKVGRRGRVLDLPLIAWLTFIWVLLWSTFNLANIITGVIVASAVCLAFPLPPVDLGLRLHPWGIIRLAGYLLYDMYTSGVRVTRQIFSGTPHQAAVIGVPLRCRGDLMLAAVAVAVSNVPGGSVIEVRRATATVFLHVLDADRPEELEAARNQVWRLEELTVRAFGTRDEIARVAEPPPPPQLAAGRPAP from the coding sequence GTGAGCCGTTTCCTGCGGTTCTCGTTCCGCGACGCCGAACTGCCGCCGATGAGCTGCAAGGTCGGCCGGCGCGGACGGGTGCTGGACCTGCCGCTGATCGCCTGGCTCACCTTCATCTGGGTGCTGCTCTGGTCCACCTTCAACCTGGCCAACATCATCACCGGCGTCATCGTCGCGAGCGCCGTCTGCCTGGCCTTCCCGCTGCCCCCGGTCGACCTGGGGCTCCGGCTCCACCCGTGGGGCATCATCCGCCTCGCCGGATATCTGCTCTACGACATGTACACCTCGGGCGTGCGGGTCACCCGGCAGATCTTCAGCGGCACCCCGCACCAGGCCGCCGTCATCGGCGTGCCCCTGCGCTGCCGCGGCGACCTGATGCTCGCCGCCGTCGCGGTGGCCGTCTCCAACGTTCCGGGCGGCTCCGTCATCGAGGTGCGCCGGGCCACCGCCACCGTCTTCCTGCACGTCCTGGACGCGGACCGGCCCGAGGAGCTCGAAGCCGCCCGCAACCAGGTCTGGCGACTGGAGGAACTGACCGTACGGGCCTTCGGCACCCGGGACGAGATCGCCCGGGTCGCCGAACCGCCCCCACCGCCGCAGCTCGCCGCCGGAAGGCCCGCACCATGA
- a CDS encoding monovalent cation/H+ antiporter complex subunit F, with protein MSVLEQVDRILLTAAVVLVLVAGLLLLVRIWRGPSMLDRAISLDVIAALIIAGLGAKSAVALDSFYFPIMLVLAFLGFTGSVGIARFIAVRDRPAVTVPSRAASRDADAGETKEGPQ; from the coding sequence ATGAGCGTTCTCGAACAGGTCGACCGTATTCTGCTGACCGCCGCCGTCGTCCTGGTCCTGGTGGCAGGCCTTCTGCTGCTGGTCCGGATCTGGCGGGGCCCCTCCATGCTGGACCGGGCGATCTCGCTGGACGTGATCGCCGCCCTGATCATCGCCGGCCTCGGCGCCAAGTCGGCCGTCGCGCTGGACTCGTTCTACTTCCCGATCATGCTGGTGCTCGCCTTCCTCGGCTTCACCGGCTCGGTGGGCATCGCCCGCTTCATCGCCGTACGCGACCGGCCCGCCGTCACGGTCCCCTCCCGGGCCGCGAGCCGGGACGCCGACGCAGGCGAGACCAAGGAGGGCCCGCAGTGA
- the mnhG gene encoding monovalent cation/H(+) antiporter subunit G: MNTWLQILDTAGALLVLLGAAICLLGVIGMLRLPDVLSRSHAATKPQTLGMLLVLAGVALRLRTGMDLATLALIGFFQMLTGPVASHLVARSAYRTGQVQHEELLFDELDEQLTDGRQPPGPA; this comes from the coding sequence GTGAACACCTGGCTCCAGATCCTCGACACGGCCGGGGCCCTGCTCGTCCTCCTCGGTGCCGCGATCTGCCTGCTCGGGGTGATCGGCATGCTCCGGCTGCCCGACGTCCTCTCCCGCAGCCATGCCGCGACCAAGCCCCAGACCCTCGGCATGCTCCTGGTGCTGGCCGGGGTCGCCCTGCGGCTGCGCACCGGGATGGACCTCGCCACCCTGGCGCTGATCGGCTTCTTCCAGATGCTCACCGGGCCGGTCGCCTCGCACCTGGTCGCCCGCTCCGCGTACCGCACCGGGCAGGTCCAGCACGAGGAGCTGCTCTTCGACGAGCTGGACGAGCAGCTCACCGACGGAAGGCAGCCGCCCGGCCCGGCATGA